The window GACAGGCCGGGCAAGGAATAACCACTGTGGGAGAAAAATTGGAACGGGCACAATTTAGGCACAATTCAGCCCAAATGCCGGTAATGGAAAACAGGAAGGAGGTATTATGGAGTGTTACAACTCATTGATTTTAGGTGAGAAAGGTTGGTGCCGGAGGTGGGGGTCGAACCCACATGGAACTAAGTTCCACTGGATTTTGAGTCCAGCGCGTCTGCCAATTCCACCACTCCGGCTTGTATTGTCTGGGATTGTCTGGATTTTTTAAACAGAGCCGGTGTCGTAGAGACTTAAACCACCCCTCTCTATATGCCATCTTCTTCTAAGTTCCACGACTTTACTGATATTATAACACAATTGTCCAGTTTTGACAAGTATTTTTTGCCACAGACAGGTGTGAAGAGCTGAGAAAAAGAAGAAAAAGTCACAGTTCAATGCATGGATCGCTGTTTCCGGTGCACGCGTGAGCGATACGAAACAGAACGCCCTTAAAGACACAAAAAACGCCCGGAATCCAGATGAGAAGAAGCAGGAAAATCAGCAGGATAATGTAGCCGATGATCGTGCCTAAACACGCCAGTCCCTTCGCCCCCTCGAAAACCGGGGCGGTGCAAACGGTAACCTTAGGGCCCAGCACACCAGCGACTGCATCGGCGATGGCCTCCCAATAGTCTGTTCTAGCCGCCAGGGATTGCTCAATCTGAATTCCGTTGGCAGACAGGCGGTTGACTAAGTTGTTCGGATGGTTCCCGTTGAACTCGTCAGGGCAGAGCGGGTCCGCATCGGTGACAACGAGGATCCCAGAATCGTCTATCGCGGCCTCGATCGCTGCGCGCAGCTCCTGTTTCAAGCTTGCGGGTGATAGCCCTCCGATGCAGATGTGATCGTTTGTCCAGCCGTGAAACGCAACGGCGAATTTGAACCCGCGGTCGATGACAGTCTGAAGCAGTGGGAAGGATTCTTCATGAATCTCGGTGGATGTGATGTGCCAACGG of the bacterium genome contains:
- a CDS encoding poly-gamma-glutamate hydrolase family protein; its protein translation is MPPTYPATVIVWPDAALGTKEHCLVNGEDIASIGRVVNQQVRIVRSPTERALYTVKGDSLPLGNVQMMVAGWDRLGGGEAETVTVDAEVTRSSLTDAEAQTDSEFVERLTDNGKHHGLIALAPHGGMIERYTDMQAECVGQQLAAKCVSVWRCKGWKSGGGAYDRWHITSTEIHEESFPLLQTVIDRGFKFAVAFHGWTNDHICIGGLSPASLKQELRAAIEAAIDDSGILVVTDADPLCPDEFNGNHPNNLVNRLSANGIQIEQSLAARTDYWEAIADAVAGVLGPKVTVCTAPVFEGAKGLACLGTIIGYIILLIFLLLLIWIPGVFCVFKGVLFRIAHACTGNSDPCIEL